A window of the Diabrotica undecimpunctata isolate CICGRU chromosome 1, icDiaUnde3, whole genome shotgun sequence genome harbors these coding sequences:
- the SelT gene encoding thioredoxin reductase-like selenoprotein T homolog CG3887, with translation MPRLVNMQYLFSLTTLLIFSSIISTQSAAEDVPLSKLSQHIGTPTLRFLYCYSCGYKNMFDQYSTIINQKYPEILVDGANYDPPGMNMFIAKMIGWIKMAIILCILANVNIFEYFNQPRPGWWIWCVENKLYACMMLFFLCNILEGQLIQSGAFEISLNDVPVWSKLETGRIPQPAELFQIIDSHMQFDTKIEYNNFAK, from the exons ATGCCAAGACTAGTCAATATGCAATATTTGTTTAGTTTAACTACGCTGttaatattttcttcaataatttCTACTCAAAGTGCAGCTGAAGATGTACCTTTATCGAAACTTAGTCAGCATATTGGGACTCCTACTTTAAGATTTCTATATTG ttACTCATGTGGATACAAAAATATGTTTGACCAGTATTCCACCATAATAAACCAAAAATATCCAGAGATTCTTGTAGATGGTGCAAATTATGATCCACCTGGAATGAACATGTTCATAGCAAAGATGATA GGATGGATAAAAATGGCAATAATTCTATGTATATTGGCCAATGTCAACATATTTGAGTATTTCAATCAACCTAGACCGGGATGGTGGATTTGGTGTGTGGAAAACAAATTGTACGCATGCATGATGTTGTTCTTCTTGTGCAACATTCTCGAAGGGCAGCTCATCCAATCTGGAGCCTTTGAAATTTCATTGAACGACGTCCCAGTATGGTCAAAGTTGGAAACGGGCCGTATTCCACAACCAGCAGAGCTGTTCCAGATTATCGACAGTCACATGCAGTTCGATACAAAAATAGAATACAATAATTTtgctaaataa
- the eIF3h gene encoding eukaryotic translation initiation factor 3 subunit H, producing MASRSANPRRIPENESTIQYVQADGLAVMKMVKHCHEESTTNMDIAQGALLGLGVDNRLEITNCFPFPKQTDENTDEDEYQLAMMRRLRRVNVDHFHVGWYQSADVGNFLSLPLLESQFHYQTSIEESVVVIYDTQKSSRGFLTLKAYRLTPQAIDMCKEGESTPEALLKLKVGFENLFVEVPFIIKNSPLSNIMMSELAELVPEEEGSKFLDLGTASVLEGQLRCLMDRVDELNQEAIKFNRYQQLVSRQQQDKHRYLQKRAQENAARVAKDEPPLPEEDINKLFRPHPVPPRLNPMIIAGQVNTYSQAISQFCSQSLAKLYITQALQNAKEANSNL from the exons ATGGCAAGTCGTAGTGCAAATCCTAGGCGTATACCCGAAAATGAATCAACAATCCAATACGTTCAAGCCGATGGCTTG GCTGTAATGAAGATGGTTAAGCATTGCCATGAAGAATCTACCACTAATATGGATATTGCACAAGGGGCATTGTTGGGATTAGGAGTAGATAATAGACTTGAAATCACCAACTGCTTTCCATTCCCCAAACAAACTGATGAAAATACAGATGAAGATGAATATCAACTAGCAATGATGAGAAGACTGAGGAGAGTAAATGTTGATCATTTTCATGTAGGCTGGTATCAGAGTGCTGATGTGG GCAATTTTTTAAGTCTTCCTCTTCTTGAATCACAATTTCATTACCAGACATCCATTGAAGAGTCTGTAGTTGTAATCTATGATACACAAAAATCGTCTAGAGGTTTCTTAACTCTAAAAGCATACCGATTAACACCACAAGCTATTGATATGTGTAAGGAAGGTGAATCAACTCCAGAAGCTCTTTTGAAACTGAAAGTTGGTTTTGAGAACCTGTTTGTGGAA GTACCTTTCATTATAAAGAACTCTCCATTGAGCAACATTATGATGTCAGAGTTAGCAGAACTAGTTCCAGAGGAGGAAGGTTCCAAATTCTTGGACTTGGGAACAGCTTCAGTATTAGAGGGACAATTAAGGTGTTTAATGGACAGAGTTGATGAATTAAATCAAGAAGCAATCAAATTTAACAG GTACCAACAGCTTGTAAGTAGGCAACAACAAGACAAGCATCGTTATCTACAAAAAAGAGCTCAAGAGAATGCAGCCAGAGTTGCTAAAGATGAACCACCATTGCCAGAAGAGGATATTAACAAACTGTTCAGACCCCACCCAGTACCTCCTAGGCTAAACCCAATGATCATAGCAGGACAGGTCAATACATACAGCCAAGCTATTTCACAGTTCTGTTCTCAGTCTTTGGCTAAGCTGTACATTACACAAGCACTACAAAATGCTAAAGAAGCAAACTCCAATTTGTGA